The region GTTAAGCCATAAGGTTGAGAAGTTTCTAAATTACCAGCACCAAATGCAGAAGGTTCAGCACCAATTAACATATATGGCACGATAGCTGCAAAGATTGCAGCTAAATAGATGCTTTTCATTGATTACGGAAGAAGTTTAAAATCAACGCGACGGTTTTGCGCCCAACAATCTTGAGTTTTATCAGTACAAACTGGATTACTCTCACCATAACTCACCATTGTTATACGAGTTTCATTTACACCTTCAGCCATTAATGCTTTTTTTACAGTAGAAGCTCTTTTTAATCCTAATGCAAAGTTATACTCATCACTTCCCCATTCATCACAATTACCTTCAAGCTTAACTGTAAAAGCACTTGCATCTGCATTTGCTAAACTTGCAGTATTTGTTACTTTAGCTTGCATATCGGGACGAATAACAAACTTATCGAAGTCAAAATATACAGTTGAAAGTTCTCTCTCTAAATTTGCCATAGTCATTTCATTAGAGTCTGAACTTGATATACCACCTTCACCTACTGTTGCATCTTCAGCAGATACTGTTTCAGTATCCACAGCTTCAACTTCTTGAGCAACTATCTTTTTTTCTTGTTTTGCTTGTTCGTCAACTGCTGGTTTTTTATCTGCACATCCACTAAAAACTAAAAGTGCCATTACAACACTCGAGAGTACTATACTTTTCATATTTACTTACCTTGATTTTAAATTGTCAGATTGTACCAAAAAAAGAGTAATAAACTGATATATCATGCACAAAAGTGATAAATTTAAGCTATTACTATTCCTTTTTTACCAATCCATTGCTTGTAATTTACCATATTTAAGTGGAAACAAATAATTTTTATTGTGTTTTAACCTTATAATCCCTATAGAACTTTGAGATTTATAGTTTTTTATAAAAAGTATTGCATCTCCATCTATGGAAAATCTTGGAAACTCATTTATTCCAGTTGCAGTAAGTCGTCTAATAAAATCTGTTTTTGTTGAAATTAAATGCAAATTAAAAGTATTTGTAGAAAATGCATTAGCACTTTCTCTAGCTTTATATACTATATATTCACCATGTGCACTACAAGCAGCATTACTTTTGCCATAATAAACCATTTGTTCAACACTGTTACTACCTATTTTCTTAGAAAAAACATTTGGATATCCTAGTCTTCCTGAAATAAATACAATTGTATTATCATCTTTAAACTGAGCATTAACATCTATACCGCCATATGTTGTCAGTCTTTGTGTTTTAAAGGTATCTACATCATATAGATAAATATCTGGTTGACCTTTGGGAGCCATAGTAAGAAGCAGTTTTTTTCCATTTTTACTCACATCTGAACAAACCATCATACCATCTGAAGATATAATAGCTTTACTTTTACCTGTAGTAATATCAACATGCTTAAGAGTTGGTTTTTTTGAATCAAAAGATGTGTAATAAAATGCATTTTGAGCATTGTTTGCCCACTTAGGAAATACATTAAATCCACCTTTTACTACAGTGTGCTGATATGCAAGTGTATAATCAGCAATTACTATTTCTGTTTTTTGAGGAGCAACAACCCTTGAAAATATAACTCTTCTTTTCATCCATTCTACTGATGGAGCACCCATAAACTCATTTATATCATATGCTATAGTATGAGATATAAACATAAAAACATTTTTTCTGCTAATTCTGTATTTTTTATTTAAAACCGTAGCATCTTTATTTATTAGTTTTAGTTCTATATTTAAAGCACCATTATCATCTTCAATCATTTTATATCTTAGAACATAATCCATATCTTTATTTTCAACCATGACTTTTGTATCATCATATTGAGTTTTTCTATGAAATCTATCTACATTAAATAAAGATATAACATTTAAGTCTGCAACAAGTGTTTTA is a window of uncultured Sulfurimonas sp. DNA encoding:
- the tolB gene encoding Tol-Pal system protein TolB; translated protein: MRILFIFLFIFSLTYANDATIEVIKKVESLPTIAVEDSSESYDETFRLEFFKTLVADLNVISLFNVDRFHRKTQYDDTKVMVENKDMDYVLRYKMIEDDNGALNIELKLINKDATVLNKKYRISRKNVFMFISHTIAYDINEFMGAPSVEWMKRRVIFSRVVAPQKTEIVIADYTLAYQHTVVKGGFNVFPKWANNAQNAFYYTSFDSKKPTLKHVDITTGKSKAIISSDGMMVCSDVSKNGKKLLLTMAPKGQPDIYLYDVDTFKTQRLTTYGGIDVNAQFKDDNTIVFISGRLGYPNVFSKKIGSNSVEQMVYYGKSNAACSAHGEYIVYKARESANAFSTNTFNLHLISTKTDFIRRLTATGINEFPRFSIDGDAILFIKNYKSQSSIGIIRLKHNKNYLFPLKYGKLQAMDW
- a CDS encoding OmpA family protein, producing MKSIVLSSVVMALLVFSGCADKKPAVDEQAKQEKKIVAQEVEAVDTETVSAEDATVGEGGISSSDSNEMTMANLERELSTVYFDFDKFVIRPDMQAKVTNTASLANADASAFTVKLEGNCDEWGSDEYNFALGLKRASTVKKALMAEGVNETRITMVSYGESNPVCTDKTQDCWAQNRRVDFKLLP